In one window of Pseudobdellovibrionaceae bacterium DNA:
- a CDS encoding undecaprenyl-diphosphate phosphatase has translation MDIFQSIFLGIVQGLTEFLPISSSGHLVIFQELLGVEQHSIAFDVAAHLGTVLTVITLYFATVRQMLWEVITYPSHRRFTPGIKLMLLIVVGSVPTAIIGLSLKDMFESLFSNLLAVGIFLTITGLILFLTRNKARISRHIDVHSLEDVKAMHYWQAALIGVAQGMAIAPGISRSGSTIAAGLALGIDRKTTALFSFMLSLPAIMGAGLLQLRHITSWDHQVLLSLGVGFLTAYLSGLMGLWGILYFVKKGRLEYFSYYLWVVGPAVIFWSL, from the coding sequence TTGGATATTTTTCAGTCGATTTTTTTAGGGATCGTTCAGGGTCTTACTGAGTTTTTGCCCATTTCTAGTTCTGGGCACTTGGTAATTTTTCAAGAATTGCTAGGCGTGGAGCAGCACAGTATTGCTTTTGATGTAGCGGCTCATTTGGGGACCGTCTTGACGGTCATCACGCTCTATTTTGCAACTGTGCGCCAGATGCTTTGGGAGGTGATCACTTATCCTTCTCATCGACGGTTCACTCCTGGCATCAAGCTGATGTTATTGATCGTCGTGGGGAGTGTTCCAACAGCCATCATTGGTCTGAGTCTTAAGGATATGTTTGAGTCGTTGTTTTCTAATTTGTTGGCTGTGGGTATTTTTTTGACAATCACGGGTTTGATTTTGTTTTTAACTCGAAACAAGGCTCGCATTTCACGGCATATTGATGTGCATAGCCTCGAAGACGTAAAGGCCATGCACTACTGGCAGGCAGCACTTATTGGTGTGGCGCAAGGTATGGCTATCGCGCCTGGAATTAGTCGTTCGGGATCGACCATAGCAGCGGGCTTGGCACTGGGAATCGATCGAAAAACCACGGCGCTTTTTAGTTTTATGTTGTCATTGCCGGCAATTATGGGCGCTGGATTATTGCAGTTGCGTCATATTACCAGTTGGGATCACCAAGTGTTGTTGAGCTTAGGTGTGGGCTTTTTGACGGCCTATTTATCGGGTTTGATGGGCTTATGGGGAATTTTGTATTTTGTAAAAAAAGGCCGACTTGAATATTTTAGTTATTATCTTTGGGTTGTTGGGCCGGCAGTTATATTCTGGAGCCTATGA
- a CDS encoding serine/threonine protein kinase, producing MRTSMVPEKMPYQLEKWLGQGTSATVFLASRVDEVSGARQQVAIKFLNSEKLVEAWRQELQSLQQVDSPYCLRLLGFERFSGKPAIILEYVEGLSLRQLAEWGPLSEDLMVEIIAQAQQGLKDLNQRGLNHGDLSPANMMINTSGQVKLLDFGLANSSPQGRQFTPPFAAPEVLYGEPHNLYADYFSLGLVMSFLGFSQKKLTGLLHPEPHRRTGLASESCQELRQVLGELVKSRMQELADREAKTKVQEQQRSHPYYAFGVLTSIIYIFLVMVPGSQSWSMVVPGEGQARLSVYTNEWTEVYLDGQRLGYSPIKNLAIKPGAHRLNWNRKNNSGESTLTILPEESLVLGDQDFVGF from the coding sequence ATGAGAACGTCAATGGTTCCAGAGAAAATGCCTTATCAACTTGAAAAATGGCTCGGACAGGGCACGAGCGCTACTGTGTTTCTAGCTAGCCGAGTGGACGAGGTGTCCGGAGCGCGACAGCAGGTGGCCATCAAGTTTCTTAATTCCGAGAAGTTGGTCGAGGCATGGAGACAAGAGCTTCAAAGTTTGCAACAAGTGGATTCCCCCTATTGCCTCCGCTTGTTGGGATTTGAGCGCTTTTCCGGCAAGCCAGCAATCATCTTGGAATATGTAGAGGGATTAAGTCTTCGGCAATTGGCAGAATGGGGGCCCCTATCTGAGGATCTAATGGTAGAAATCATCGCTCAAGCTCAACAGGGGCTTAAAGACTTAAATCAAAGAGGACTTAATCACGGAGATTTGAGCCCCGCTAATATGATGATAAATACATCGGGGCAGGTGAAACTTTTAGATTTTGGATTGGCAAACAGTTCACCCCAAGGACGACAATTTACTCCACCCTTCGCGGCCCCTGAAGTTTTATATGGCGAACCTCACAACTTGTATGCCGACTATTTCAGCCTGGGCCTGGTTATGTCGTTTCTGGGTTTTTCTCAAAAAAAACTTACAGGATTGTTACACCCCGAGCCTCATCGGCGCACGGGTTTAGCCAGCGAATCTTGTCAGGAACTGCGTCAGGTCTTGGGAGAACTAGTAAAAAGTAGAATGCAGGAACTTGCAGACAGAGAAGCCAAAACCAAGGTCCAAGAACAGCAAAGATCTCATCCTTATTACGCCTTTGGAGTGCTTACATCTATTATATATATTTTTTTAGTTATGGTGCCGGGATCGCAGTCCTGGTCCATGGTCGTGCCTGGCGAAGGCCAGGCACGGCTTTCCGTATATACAAATGAATGGACCGAAGTCTATTTAGATGGCCAGCGTCTTGGTTACTCACCTATTAAAAACCTTGCCATCAAACCGGGTGCCCATCGTCTGAATTGGAATCGGAAAAATAACTCTGGCGAGTCTACGCTGACCATTTTGCCCGAAGAGAGTCTAGTTCTGGGCGATCAAGATTTTGTTGGTTTCTAG
- a CDS encoding ATP-binding cassette domain-containing protein: protein MIQLQDVSISFSGETLLSGVNLSVAPGEVLVLVGPSGHGKSVLLKLMAGILKPSSGKVFVDGKDINALPTREHEELVKRMGFLFQKNALFDSLTSGENIAFPMRETTKRTEIEIQEKIDWFLHRVAIPHAKDLYPDEISGGMQKRLGIARALVLNPEIIFYDDPTAGLDPITSRMIIDLILELQKDNNSTVVAVTNDMNRAYQMADKIAMVVDREVIVTGSVKDTQAHLDPRVKQFIRGDLNGPLTESP from the coding sequence ATGATTCAGCTTCAAGATGTGTCCATTAGTTTTTCTGGAGAGACCCTCCTGTCAGGGGTCAACCTGTCGGTGGCTCCAGGAGAAGTGTTGGTGCTTGTTGGCCCAAGCGGGCACGGCAAATCCGTGCTGTTAAAGTTGATGGCGGGGATTCTTAAACCTAGTTCGGGAAAGGTTTTTGTTGATGGTAAAGACATCAACGCCCTGCCGACCCGGGAGCACGAAGAGCTCGTCAAACGAATGGGCTTTCTATTTCAAAAAAATGCGCTGTTTGATTCCCTCACCTCGGGCGAAAATATTGCCTTCCCCATGCGTGAAACAACCAAGCGGACTGAAATTGAGATACAGGAAAAAATAGACTGGTTTTTACATAGAGTTGCAATACCTCACGCCAAAGATCTTTACCCGGATGAAATTAGTGGAGGAATGCAAAAGCGGTTGGGCATTGCGCGGGCCTTGGTATTGAATCCAGAGATCATATTTTACGACGATCCCACCGCCGGGCTTGATCCCATCACCAGCCGGATGATTATTGATTTGATTTTGGAACTACAAAAAGACAACAATTCTACTGTGGTGGCAGTGACCAATGATATGAACCGGGCCTATCAGATGGCCGACAAGATAGCGATGGTTGTGGATCGTGAGGTGATTGTCACGGGTTCGGTCAAGGATACTCAAGCGCATCTGGATCCACGGGTGAAGCAATTTATTCGTGGTGACCTCAATGGACCGCTCACGGAGAGCCCGTGA
- a CDS encoding ABC transporter permease has translation MVLKKTFPIVFDLFTFPDWGRGVLSVWWRNFLYFRYTLLVSFFWIIIEPVLYLGAIGYGIGVMVERVDGMPYLQFYAPALMAITGMFVAYFEGTYGSFTKLTRQNTYGTILLTPISAQEIALGEILWAASKGFFSVIGVTLVMAAIGLIKTWMVIPALAINALVCWLFGAFGVLMAAYAKTYDSFIYSQSAAIVPMALFSGTYFPLTQLPVVAQKAALLLPLTHGVAASRALMSGVPTPSVALNAAVLITLTVLVTNWAVAQMQRRIVS, from the coding sequence ATGGTCTTAAAGAAAACTTTTCCTATCGTGTTTGATTTATTCACCTTTCCCGACTGGGGACGGGGAGTATTAAGCGTTTGGTGGAGAAATTTTCTCTATTTTCGGTATACTCTTTTAGTTTCTTTCTTTTGGATCATTATAGAACCTGTTCTTTATTTGGGCGCAATCGGCTACGGCATTGGCGTAATGGTGGAACGAGTAGACGGAATGCCTTATCTGCAGTTTTATGCACCAGCATTGATGGCTATTACGGGAATGTTTGTGGCTTATTTTGAAGGGACCTATGGAAGCTTTACTAAGCTAACGAGACAAAATACCTATGGTACGATTCTGCTTACGCCCATATCAGCACAAGAAATCGCATTGGGTGAAATACTGTGGGCCGCAAGTAAAGGATTTTTCAGCGTGATAGGAGTGACGCTTGTGATGGCTGCCATTGGACTTATAAAAACCTGGATGGTGATTCCGGCTCTGGCGATCAATGCCCTCGTCTGCTGGCTGTTTGGTGCATTTGGGGTACTAATGGCAGCGTACGCGAAAACCTATGATAGCTTTATTTATTCTCAGTCGGCAGCGATTGTACCCATGGCCTTATTCAGTGGCACCTACTTTCCACTCACTCAATTGCCCGTGGTGGCACAAAAAGCGGCCCTACTGTTGCCTCTCACACATGGGGTGGCGGCAAGTCGAGCCTTGATGTCAGGGGTGCCCACTCCATCGGTGGCGTTGAACGCGGCTGTGCTGATTACACTTACAGTTCTTGTTACAAATTGGGCTGTGGCACAAATGCAGCGGCGAATTGTATCGTAA
- a CDS encoding ABC transporter permease: MGGGLLFLGDVFRVAVKKPPSLHIVSEQIWRVTTQSVSTTAMAGFFVGAISTVQFTLQVKEFGALGYLGGLSTSGTIREVGPLLIAFMLSGKVGAFTSAELGTMRVTEQIDAIRCLGANPLQEIILPRFLGIIVSSFFLLAAGLMMSILGGLLMGMVFSGINPDEYLRHIPTIVTWSSIVSGLFKCFVFAFVLASICTYKGYTTTGGAKGVGRSVVNTAVATMVGIVVADWLTSFMGEIAMRLFLGE, translated from the coding sequence ATGGGTGGTGGCCTACTTTTTTTGGGTGATGTTTTTAGGGTCGCCGTAAAAAAGCCACCGAGTCTTCATATCGTTTCTGAACAAATTTGGCGCGTGACAACCCAAAGCGTATCAACCACGGCCATGGCTGGTTTTTTTGTGGGGGCGATCTCCACGGTGCAATTCACTTTGCAGGTAAAGGAGTTTGGGGCGCTTGGATATTTGGGTGGTCTCTCAACAAGCGGCACCATCCGAGAGGTGGGGCCACTCTTGATTGCCTTTATGTTGAGTGGAAAGGTGGGTGCCTTTACTTCAGCGGAGTTGGGGACGATGCGGGTGACCGAACAGATTGATGCCATTCGGTGTCTGGGCGCCAATCCCCTTCAAGAAATCATCTTGCCACGTTTTTTGGGTATTATAGTTTCCAGCTTCTTTTTGCTCGCAGCTGGGTTGATGATGTCCATATTAGGTGGGCTATTGATGGGAATGGTTTTTTCAGGAATCAATCCCGATGAGTATTTGCGCCATATTCCGACCATTGTCACTTGGTCATCTATCGTGAGTGGGCTGTTTAAATGTTTTGTATTTGCTTTCGTTTTGGCTTCCATCTGTACTTATAAAGGATACACGACCACCGGCGGCGCCAAGGGTGTTGGGCGGTCGGTGGTGAACACGGCAGTGGCGACCATGGTCGGGATTGTTGTTGCAGATTGGCTGACTAGTTTTATGGGTGAAATTGCAATGAGGTTGTTTCTCGGGGAGTGA
- the mdh gene encoding malate dehydrogenase translates to MLHKRKKITVVGAGFVGSTCAHWAAAKELGDVVLLDINEGSAQGKALDLFEASPVEGFDSKVTGTASYADSAGSDVVIVTAGLPRKPGMSRDDLLATNAKIVKTVCEGIREFSPNAVVIIVSNPLDAMAFVAKETLGFPRERVIGMAGVLDGARFRSFVAEAANVSVKDVQAFVLGGHGDTMVPMPRHCSVGGVPLLEMLGEEKVNAIVDRTRKGGAEIVGLLKTGSAYYAPSASAVQMAEAILKDQKRILPCAAYLQGEYGVKDLFVGVLCKLGGNGLEEVVELELNEEEKAGLNNSIEAVKGLVADLSKLEY, encoded by the coding sequence ATGCTTCACAAAAGAAAGAAAATCACGGTTGTGGGAGCTGGTTTTGTGGGCTCTACATGCGCTCACTGGGCAGCAGCTAAAGAATTGGGTGATGTGGTTCTATTAGATATAAATGAGGGAAGTGCGCAAGGTAAGGCCCTTGATTTATTCGAAGCCTCACCTGTGGAGGGGTTTGACTCAAAAGTGACTGGCACGGCTAGTTATGCAGACTCTGCAGGGTCAGATGTGGTCATTGTAACAGCTGGTCTACCAAGAAAACCGGGTATGAGTCGTGATGACCTGCTAGCCACTAACGCCAAAATTGTGAAAACTGTATGTGAGGGCATTCGCGAGTTCTCGCCTAACGCTGTGGTGATTATTGTCAGCAACCCCCTTGATGCGATGGCCTTTGTTGCGAAAGAAACTCTCGGGTTTCCAAGAGAGCGAGTCATCGGCATGGCCGGCGTTCTCGACGGTGCTCGATTTCGTTCGTTTGTGGCCGAAGCGGCAAATGTCAGTGTTAAAGATGTGCAGGCTTTTGTTTTAGGTGGTCATGGCGATACCATGGTGCCTATGCCAAGACATTGCTCTGTGGGCGGCGTTCCCCTGCTTGAAATGTTGGGCGAAGAAAAGGTCAATGCCATTGTTGACCGAACCCGCAAAGGGGGAGCAGAAATTGTTGGACTATTAAAAACGGGATCGGCTTATTACGCTCCCTCAGCGAGCGCGGTGCAAATGGCCGAAGCCATTCTAAAGGACCAAAAGCGGATTCTGCCTTGTGCGGCCTATTTACAAGGTGAATATGGCGTCAAAGACTTGTTTGTCGGCGTCTTGTGTAAGTTGGGAGGCAACGGACTTGAGGAGGTTGTAGAGCTCGAACTCAACGAAGAAGAAAAAGCTGGATTAAATAACTCCATTGAGGCCGTAAAAGGCTTAGTGGCCGATCTAAGTAAACTTGAATATTAA
- a CDS encoding cystathionine gamma-synthase, giving the protein MTDRDNQSLGFETRAIHAGQKPDPTTGAIMTPIYLSSTFVQESPGHHTGFEYSRTGNPTRTAYEACIASLEGGRFGFAFASGCAASTTVMHILKAGDHVVACDDIYGGSFRLFDKIIRNNGIDFSFVDLTDVNQFAAAIKPETRLVWIESPTNPMLKLMDIKKLSEMAHKHNILVAVDNTFMSPYFQKPLSLGADIVVHSATKFINGHSDIVGGVIVTDRDDLAEKIAFLSNSMGPVAATFDSYMCLRSLKTLAVRMRAHQENAIAIAQFLEGHPKIEKVIYPGLASHPQHGLAKEQMSGYGGMISAYLKGGLSEARAFLEKVKIFSLAESLGGVESLVEHPAIMTHASVPAETRRALGIADNFVRLSVGIETQDDLIKDLEQAL; this is encoded by the coding sequence ATGACTGATAGGGACAATCAAAGTTTAGGATTTGAGACCCGGGCCATTCATGCCGGTCAAAAACCAGATCCCACAACCGGCGCCATTATGACTCCCATTTATTTATCAAGCACATTTGTGCAGGAGTCACCCGGCCATCATACAGGATTTGAATACAGCCGCACCGGAAATCCCACTCGCACCGCTTATGAAGCATGTATTGCAAGCCTTGAAGGTGGACGATTTGGGTTTGCATTCGCTTCAGGTTGTGCCGCTTCAACAACAGTGATGCATATTCTTAAGGCCGGCGACCACGTGGTGGCCTGTGACGACATATATGGGGGAAGCTTTCGGCTTTTTGATAAAATCATTCGAAACAACGGCATCGATTTTAGTTTTGTGGACCTCACCGATGTAAACCAATTTGCCGCAGCCATTAAGCCTGAGACTCGTCTGGTTTGGATCGAGTCGCCGACAAATCCCATGTTAAAACTCATGGACATCAAAAAATTGTCGGAGATGGCGCACAAACACAATATTTTGGTGGCTGTTGATAATACATTTATGAGCCCCTATTTTCAAAAACCATTGAGCCTTGGGGCCGATATAGTGGTTCACTCGGCGACAAAGTTTATTAATGGACACAGCGATATAGTAGGCGGCGTGATTGTGACCGATCGTGATGATCTGGCCGAGAAAATCGCCTTTTTGAGTAATTCTATGGGACCGGTAGCGGCGACATTTGATTCTTATATGTGTTTGCGAAGTTTGAAAACTTTGGCTGTGCGGATGCGAGCGCATCAAGAAAATGCCATAGCCATAGCCCAATTTTTAGAGGGCCATCCCAAAATAGAAAAAGTCATTTACCCAGGACTGGCCAGTCATCCCCAACATGGTTTAGCTAAAGAGCAGATGTCAGGTTATGGGGGCATGATCAGTGCCTATTTAAAGGGAGGATTGTCAGAGGCACGAGCCTTTTTGGAAAAGGTAAAAATCTTCAGCTTGGCGGAGAGTTTAGGCGGAGTGGAGTCCCTTGTGGAGCACCCTGCGATTATGACCCACGCCAGTGTGCCCGCAGAAACTCGACGGGCCCTGGGCATTGCCGACAACTTTGTGCGATTGAGTGTGGGTATTGAGACCCAGGATGACCTGATAAAGGATCTTGAACAGGCACTATGA
- the dusB gene encoding tRNA dihydrouridine synthase DusB, with translation MDLLAEVRRNPFLLAPMAGITDCAFRSFMREMGCGAVVTELVSATGLQFNSEKTRKLMAFAEDQHPVGVQIFGDDPSHLAEAAIQVEAAGADFVDLNFGCPVPKVVKKGAGAATLKDLVHMREILRAIKKSVSIPVTIKIRTGWDEKSKNAIDVAQLAFDEGITWVAIHGRTRAAGYSGLADWDYISEVKAKSPLPIIGNGDIRSAEQALERLNQSGCDGVMIGRGCLKNPWVFREAMDLYQERPSQYERDFTWLFGTLHQQLLKYADDRIVPLQIKKLAAWYSAGYPASAQFRKEIFQQKDQSSVFSMVTDYFSTIAHLPAPDTSGEAFLMGGHG, from the coding sequence ATGGATTTATTGGCTGAAGTTCGACGTAATCCTTTCTTGTTGGCTCCTATGGCTGGAATTACCGACTGTGCCTTTCGCAGTTTTATGCGGGAGATGGGCTGTGGTGCGGTGGTGACGGAGTTGGTGTCGGCAACGGGGTTGCAGTTTAACTCTGAGAAAACTCGAAAGCTGATGGCGTTTGCTGAAGACCAGCACCCCGTGGGGGTTCAGATTTTTGGTGATGATCCTTCTCACTTGGCAGAAGCCGCCATTCAGGTGGAGGCCGCCGGTGCTGATTTTGTGGATCTTAATTTTGGTTGCCCGGTTCCGAAAGTGGTGAAGAAGGGGGCTGGGGCTGCCACGTTAAAAGATCTCGTTCATATGCGAGAAATTCTTCGCGCTATTAAAAAGTCAGTATCCATTCCTGTCACCATTAAGATTCGCACTGGTTGGGATGAAAAAAGCAAAAATGCAATCGATGTGGCTCAGCTGGCTTTTGATGAAGGTATAACCTGGGTGGCAATTCATGGGCGGACGCGAGCAGCCGGTTACTCTGGGTTAGCTGATTGGGATTATATTTCAGAGGTAAAGGCAAAAAGCCCCCTTCCCATTATAGGAAACGGCGATATTCGGTCTGCCGAGCAGGCCTTAGAAAGATTAAATCAATCGGGGTGTGATGGCGTGATGATCGGGCGGGGTTGTCTAAAAAATCCGTGGGTCTTTAGAGAGGCTATGGACCTTTATCAAGAACGACCCAGTCAGTACGAGCGAGACTTTACTTGGCTTTTCGGCACTCTTCACCAGCAATTGTTGAAATACGCTGATGACCGCATTGTGCCACTGCAAATTAAAAAGTTAGCGGCTTGGTATTCTGCTGGCTATCCTGCATCTGCGCAGTTCCGAAAAGAGATTTTTCAGCAGAAGGATCAAAGTTCAGTTTTTTCTATGGTGACTGACTATTTTTCCACAATTGCACATCTTCCCGCACCCGACACAAGTGGTGAAGCGTTTTTAATGGGTGGACACGGCTGA
- a CDS encoding ABC transporter permease, which produces MVDLVSKTIAYTVRPPYRFKDIVHQLHFVAVESAPIVILCVCFAAVVTIIEASFHMKMVVQNDALVPGFAALLILRELGAVVAALLVTSRVGAGLAAEVGSMQITEQIDALRMLGINPIRFLVVPRFVACVLGGFVLSILANLICLYAAMLVSQFMLGYSPGGFLMGMRAFVDFKDLVFAVIKGTVFGAVIPLFSCYYGFRCQSGAEGVGLATTRSVVATSVAIIVLDFLLGWLFSYFY; this is translated from the coding sequence ATGGTGGACCTTGTCTCAAAGACAATAGCGTACACAGTCAGGCCCCCATATAGATTTAAAGATATAGTGCACCAATTGCATTTCGTCGCCGTTGAGAGCGCACCCATTGTGATACTCTGTGTGTGTTTTGCGGCAGTTGTGACTATTATTGAAGCCTCATTCCACATGAAAATGGTGGTTCAAAATGATGCCCTTGTGCCGGGTTTTGCAGCACTTTTAATCTTGCGTGAACTGGGTGCTGTTGTTGCCGCGTTACTTGTGACATCACGAGTCGGGGCTGGCTTGGCCGCAGAAGTGGGTTCGATGCAAATAACAGAACAAATTGATGCCTTGCGGATGTTGGGAATCAACCCCATTCGATTTTTGGTGGTGCCACGATTCGTAGCCTGTGTGCTTGGTGGCTTTGTTCTTTCCATATTGGCCAATCTTATTTGTCTCTATGCCGCCATGTTGGTGAGTCAATTTATGTTGGGTTACTCACCAGGTGGTTTTTTAATGGGAATGCGAGCCTTCGTTGATTTTAAAGATCTCGTTTTTGCCGTGATCAAGGGCACTGTATTTGGAGCGGTGATTCCATTGTTCAGCTGCTACTATGGGTTTCGATGTCAGTCTGGAGCTGAGGGTGTGGGCTTGGCCACCACCCGAAGTGTAGTCGCTACATCCGTGGCCATTATTGTTTTGGATTTTTTATTGGGTTGGTTGTTTTCATACTTTTACTAA
- a CDS encoding ABC transporter ATP-binding protein, whose translation MKNVIEAKNLTKSFGPHRAVNGLNLEIREGECFGLLGPNGAGKSSAMRMFYCVSPITSGELYVLGLDVKRTPKKIKSSIGVVPQEDGLDPDFSVLDNLLVFSRYLGLDPKKARVRANELLRLMHLEDYADHPVDHLSGGMRRRLTIARALLNEPKMLFLDEPTTGLDPQARYWIWEFLKDLRSKGTSVLLTTHYMEEAETLCDRLVIMDKGRVLAQGTPRDLILELVGHEVIEFEIPIVDQNYYLSQLKDKFAYQILNQRVRLFVKGAKDKQMALTIINSDKIIIRKSTLDDVFLKLAGHELRN comes from the coding sequence ATGAAAAATGTGATTGAGGCAAAGAATCTCACCAAATCTTTTGGACCCCATCGAGCCGTAAATGGTCTCAATTTAGAAATCCGAGAAGGTGAATGCTTTGGGTTGCTGGGGCCAAATGGTGCAGGAAAATCCTCAGCTATGCGGATGTTCTATTGCGTGTCGCCGATTACATCGGGAGAGCTTTACGTTCTGGGTTTGGACGTAAAAAGAACTCCAAAAAAAATCAAATCGTCTATCGGAGTAGTGCCACAAGAAGATGGGCTCGATCCCGATTTTAGCGTTTTAGATAATCTCCTCGTATTTTCTAGATATTTGGGGCTCGATCCGAAAAAAGCAAGAGTCAGAGCCAACGAACTACTGAGGCTCATGCACCTAGAAGACTATGCAGATCATCCTGTGGATCACCTCAGTGGAGGAATGCGCCGCAGGCTAACCATCGCAAGGGCGCTTCTGAATGAACCAAAGATGTTGTTTTTGGATGAGCCCACAACAGGGCTCGATCCTCAGGCACGCTACTGGATCTGGGAGTTTTTAAAGGATCTTCGTTCAAAGGGCACAAGCGTCCTCTTGACGACCCACTATATGGAAGAGGCAGAAACTCTTTGCGACCGCCTGGTGATTATGGACAAAGGCCGAGTGTTAGCGCAGGGGACGCCCCGGGATCTCATATTGGAACTTGTTGGCCACGAAGTGATTGAGTTTGAAATTCCCATAGTAGATCAAAATTACTATTTAAGTCAGCTCAAGGATAAATTCGCCTATCAGATATTAAATCAACGAGTGCGACTCTTTGTAAAAGGGGCAAAAGACAAACAAATGGCCCTTACAATTATCAATAGTGATAAGATTATTATTCGAAAATCTACTTTAGATGATGTGTTTTTAAAGCTAGCTGGACATGAACTCCGCAACTAG
- a CDS encoding ABC transporter ATP-binding protein produces the protein MIEFKNLVKNFGSKKVLKDISFSVPKGEVLFILGTSGTGKSVLLKTLVGLLRPTSGEVWVDGEEISHISEEAYLEIRKKCGMVFQHPALFDSLTVFENVAFGLRRHYNWTEEKIQKRVRECLALVHLKDVEHRLPQDISYGMQKRVSLARTVAVGPQVLLYDEPTTGLDPVTTNAVNQLILELSKQLQVTSMVVSHDMHCALDIADRIIVLDQGQIVEEGTPAELQKSNQPLVKEFLSEVVAGG, from the coding sequence GTGATTGAGTTCAAAAATTTAGTCAAAAATTTTGGCAGCAAAAAGGTTCTGAAGGATATCTCGTTTTCAGTGCCAAAGGGCGAGGTGCTCTTTATCTTGGGAACCTCTGGGACCGGAAAATCAGTGCTACTGAAAACCTTGGTGGGTTTATTGCGTCCCACCAGTGGTGAAGTGTGGGTAGATGGCGAAGAGATCAGTCATATATCTGAGGAAGCTTATTTAGAAATTCGAAAGAAGTGCGGGATGGTGTTTCAGCACCCGGCCTTATTTGATTCCCTCACTGTTTTTGAGAACGTGGCTTTTGGGTTAAGGCGTCATTATAATTGGACTGAGGAGAAAATCCAAAAAAGAGTGCGAGAGTGCCTGGCACTTGTGCACCTTAAGGACGTAGAACATAGACTCCCTCAAGATATTTCCTATGGAATGCAAAAGCGGGTGAGTCTGGCTCGAACTGTCGCCGTTGGTCCGCAAGTGCTTCTCTATGACGAGCCCACAACGGGCCTCGATCCAGTGACGACAAATGCTGTTAATCAGTTGATTCTCGAGTTGTCTAAACAGCTCCAAGTTACATCGATGGTCGTCAGTCATGATATGCACTGTGCATTGGATATAGCTGATCGCATTATTGTTTTGGATCAAGGTCAAATTGTAGAAGAAGGAACTCCCGCAGAACTCCAAAAAAGCAATCAACCATTGGTGAAGGAGTTCTTATCTGAGGTGGTGGCCGGTGGTTAA
- a CDS encoding MCE family protein — protein sequence MKPETKVGLLFILSMILVVVFGYYLGVLNPFSNSRDVYVGFNFAGGIEVGSPVRVMGVKVGKVKAVDFMPQMKVGGEEVKLRVKISVDRMAWESVREDSQFYINLAGVIGEKFLEITPGSIEQPALKAGATVRGVDPPRIDQLISQSYGLAGKILEFVETNEGSVIDTINTLNKLVVNFDQLLKQLESTSSKADLIKLLRNMTVLTDDLVYFTGELRGPEGQKTLKLVNQLIWRLDELDAKAIKKFLQDEGIKAKLF from the coding sequence ATGAAACCAGAAACGAAAGTAGGCTTACTTTTTATATTATCAATGATCTTGGTGGTGGTTTTTGGCTATTACCTGGGCGTGCTTAATCCCTTCTCTAATAGCAGAGACGTATATGTGGGTTTCAATTTTGCCGGCGGCATAGAGGTGGGCTCACCCGTTCGGGTCATGGGTGTTAAAGTGGGCAAGGTGAAGGCCGTGGATTTCATGCCGCAGATGAAGGTGGGCGGCGAGGAAGTTAAGCTTCGCGTCAAAATCTCTGTGGATCGCATGGCGTGGGAATCCGTACGGGAGGACAGTCAATTTTACATTAACTTGGCTGGCGTCATCGGCGAGAAATTCTTAGAAATTACACCAGGTTCCATTGAACAGCCGGCTCTTAAAGCGGGCGCTACGGTGCGCGGCGTCGATCCGCCAAGGATTGACCAATTGATTTCTCAAAGTTACGGATTGGCGGGCAAGATATTGGAGTTTGTTGAGACAAATGAAGGGTCAGTGATCGACACGATCAATACCCTTAATAAGTTGGTGGTCAATTTTGATCAACTGTTGAAGCAGTTGGAGTCTACCAGCAGTAAGGCAGATCTTATAAAGCTGCTACGCAATATGACGGTGCTTACCGATGACCTTGTGTATTTCACCGGTGAGCTTCGTGGTCCGGAGGGGCAGAAAACTTTGAAGCTCGTCAATCAGTTGATTTGGCGGCTAGATGAACTTGATGCGAAGGCCATCAAAAAGTTTCTGCAAGACGAGGGCATTAAAGCTAAATTATTTTAG